Genomic segment of Verrucomicrobiia bacterium:
GATCTTGAAGATCAGGTCCTGTTTCTTGATGCCGATCGTCTGTTCGACGCCCAGCTTCTTGGACAGTTCCTGCAGCTCGCTCATCTTCATATCTTTGAGCGTCGCCACGTCCAGTCCTTTGTCGCCGCCTTTCAGGTCGCCGGAAGGACGGGCCACCGCCGCGCTTTCCATTTCGGCCGCGGCTTCGGATCCATCCTGAGCAGGACCGTTCTCGCGGGTGTAGTCGCTGTTTCCGGGAACCCTCTTCGGCATATCACCGGGTCCGGGTTTCCGGGGCGGAATGTCGTTCCTTCTTGGCTGGTGCATTTTTTCCCTTGGCATAGATTTAATGTGCTCCTTTCAAAGCAGTGTCTAATTTATTCCAGATTTTTTTTACCTGCTCCTTGGTTTTGGCCAGGGAGCCTGAATTGTCGATGACTAAATGGGCTCGCCGTGCTTTTTCTTCCAGCGGCATCTGCGCCGCCAGGCGCGCGCGGATTTCTTTTTCCGTGAATCCGTCTTCCTCGAGCCTCGCCCAGATCGCTTTCTCCGGCGCGGTCACCACGACGTTCGTGAAGCAGTACTGGTCGTAACCGGTTTCGTAGAGCAGCGGGATCTCGAGGACCACCATGCGCTCTTCCGCGTCCGCGATTTCTTCCGCGATCCGCTTGAACACGTATGGATGGACCAGGCTTTCCAGGTCTTTTCTCCGCTCGGCGTCCGAGAAAATGATCTTCGCCAGCTTTTTCCTGTCGAGCTTTTGCCCGTCGAGCGCGTCCTTGAACTGCGTCTTGATCTTCGCAAAAGGCTCGCTGCCTTTTTCCAGCGCTTCGTGCGCGAGCCGGTCGGCGCTGACGACGAACGCGCCGAGCTCCTCGAACAAATGCGCGACCGTGCTTTTTCCCGAACCAAAGCATCCGGTAAGCCCGACAATCATCCG
This window contains:
- the coaE gene encoding dephospho-CoA kinase (Dephospho-CoA kinase (CoaE) performs the final step in coenzyme A biosynthesis.), with protein sequence MVQELISPRPERMIVGLTGCFGSGKSTVAHLFEELGAFVVSADRLAHEALEKGSEPFAKIKTQFKDALDGQKLDRKKLAKIIFSDAERRKDLESLVHPYVFKRIAEEIADAEERMVVLEIPLLYETGYDQYCFTNVVVTAPEKAIWARLEEDGFTEKEIRARLAAQMPLEEKARRAHLVIDNSGSLAKTKEQVKKIWNKLDTALKGAH